The genomic stretch TGACCTTGTAGCTCTACAACATCTTCACCTGTAAACGAGTGAGGATTGGGAAAGCATAGAACAATCCCTTCATCCATAATGCTGCCATCAGCATCATAAAATTTACGGAAACCCGCCATACGCGCTTCTGGCAAGTTTTTTTGTGTCAGGTTTTGAGCAATTTCATAAGCCTTAGGTCCAGATAGGCGAATCACGCCCACACCACCACGCCCAGGTGGCGTTGCAATTGCGGCAATCGTGGTTTGACTTTGCATATTATTCACCTAAAAACCTAAAATCCAGCCAAAGAAAAATCCGCCTAAGATTACCATCTTAAGCGGATTTATTCAGCAAAAGTTCAACGATTAAGAAGCTGATTCAGTCTTACTGATACGACTTTTCTCAACGCTCTTATTAATAAACGACTGCTGTAAAATAGTAATACTGTTGTTCACAATCCAGTACAGTACGAGACCGGCAGGGAAGAACAACATAAATACCGTGAACATAATCGGCATAATGCGGAACACTTTTGCCTGCATTGGATCAGCTGGTTGCGGGTTCAACATTTGCTGCGCAAACATTGTCGCACCCATGATTAACGGCAAGATGAACCAAGGATCCATTGCTGACAAGTCTTGAATCCAGCCTAACCATGGTGCATGACGTAATTCCACACTTTCCATGAGTACCCAGTACAAAGCAAGGAAAATTGGCATTTGTAGCAATAATGGTAAACAACCTGAAAGTGGATTTACTTGTTCACGTTTGTATAAAGCCATCATTTCTTGCGAGAAGCGCATACGGTCTTCACCGAACTCTTCTTTCATGCGTTGCATTTCTGGTGCAATCACACGCATTTTCGCCATAGAACGATAACTTTTTGAAGATAAAGGCCACAAGATCATCTTCACCATAATGGTAAGCAAGATGATTGACCATCCCCAGTTGCCCACAATGCTATGGAAGAATTGAAGACCTAAGAACAAGAGTTTAGCAATCGGCCATAACCAACCATAATCAACAGTCTGATTTAAACCAACAGCTAAATCTTTTAATTCAGATTGTACTTTCGGACCTGAATAAAGTTTTGCATCCACTTCCATTGAAGTGCCTGCCGGAACATTAATCACTGGTGAGGTAAAACCAATGATATTCATGTGATCAGCAGATTGACGAGATTCAAGCTTAGCTACATAAGGCTGACCATTCGCTTGAGTCAGCTTAAGGTTTCCAGGAATCCAAGCACTTACAAAATAATGCTGAACAATCGCAACCCATCCACCTTTCGCTTCAGTATTTACTTTTTCTTCTGAGAAATTAGCAAATTTAAGCTTGTTGTAATGTGCATCAGGCGTTCCCCAAGCTCCACCTAAGAAAGTTCCTAGAGTGAAAATACCTTGAGAAGATTTACCTGGATCTTCAGAATTATCGCGCTTTAATTGTCCAAACATCTGACCTTGCCAGCTTTGTTGGCTACGGTTAATTACTTGATGTTTTACAACAATTGGATATTGACCTTGAGTAAAGGTAAAAGTTTTAATAATTTCAACGCCTTCAGGTGTTTTAAATACCATCGGAACGTTTAAAACTTTTTCAGATTGACCCTTTTGGTCCTGTACACCCTTAGCATCAGCCAAAGTATATGATGTCTTTTCAACAGCATATAATGGACGACCACCACGACTACTATCTGGTCCATTCAAACCAATTAAGCCAGATTGAGCAACATATGTACGCTTGGCATCAT from Acinetobacter pittii encodes the following:
- the yidC gene encoding membrane protein insertase YidC — protein: MQQWARFAILGAMFVTAYLLILAWQKDYGNAATAPQQQAAAVSSHEVSADLPNAKNATVASDVPQANIAQSQTTDATAPVNQQLISVQTDLYHIWINPKGGDIVRIELLSHDKSKDSDQPFVMLENDAKRTYVAQSGLIGLNGPDSSRGGRPLYAVEKTSYTLADAKGVQDQKGQSEKVLNVPMVFKTPEGVEIIKTFTFTQGQYPIVVKHQVINRSQQSWQGQMFGQLKRDNSEDPGKSSQGIFTLGTFLGGAWGTPDAHYNKLKFANFSEEKVNTEAKGGWVAIVQHYFVSAWIPGNLKLTQANGQPYVAKLESRQSADHMNIIGFTSPVINVPAGTSMEVDAKLYSGPKVQSELKDLAVGLNQTVDYGWLWPIAKLLFLGLQFFHSIVGNWGWSIILLTIMVKMILWPLSSKSYRSMAKMRVIAPEMQRMKEEFGEDRMRFSQEMMALYKREQVNPLSGCLPLLLQMPIFLALYWVLMESVELRHAPWLGWIQDLSAMDPWFILPLIMGATMFAQQMLNPQPADPMQAKVFRIMPIMFTVFMLFFPAGLVLYWIVNNSITILQQSFINKSVEKSRISKTESAS